Proteins from one Nicotiana tabacum cultivar K326 chromosome 23, ASM71507v2, whole genome shotgun sequence genomic window:
- the LOC107824123 gene encoding uncharacterized protein LOC107824123: MASFSGILQRPIVAASAVAITSVSTDLHEKFWPSKSIENSSSEALQEKKTSWVSQISVSKLANLSFVPRIRVPVPNISVPSPSISSGFVSNLSCSAIGISSVLVNFYQSASLAKSANPSTYTYTVPSSPSEVLYRWHLPEPNVVDISGNYDCSSVKSRTVVVLLGWLGAKQKHLKRYAEWYASAGYHVITFTFPMSEILSYQVGGKAEQDIELLVNHLVDWLEEEHGKNLVFHTFSNTGWLTYGVILEKFQKQDPVLMTRIKGCIVDSAPVAAPDPQVWASGFSAAFLKKNSVATKHIMTINNKDADVTIETKTSSDATPAVTEAALLVVLEKFFEVVLSLPAVNRRLSDVLDLLTSQQPSCPQLYIYSSADRVIPAISVESFVEEQRRIGRNVRACNFISTPHVDHFRNDPELYTLQLTQFLEDSVLSSCKQSS; the protein is encoded by the exons ATGGCTTCGTTTTCTGGAATCCTCCAAAGACCGATAGTTGCGGCATCTGCAGTCGCTATAACTTCTGTATCTACTGATCTTCATGAAAAATTTTGGCCCTCAAAATCAATAGAGAATTCTTCTTCTGAAGCATtgcaagaaaagaaaacatcatgGGTGTCTCAGATATCCGTATCTAAGCTTGCCAATTTGTCCTTTGTCCCCAGAATACGCGTTCCTGTGCCTAACATAAGTGTTCCAAGTCCCAGCATCAGTTCTGGTTTTGTTTCAAATCTTTCGTGTTCTGCCATAGGCATTTCTTCCGTGTTGGTCAATTTTTATCAATCAGCATCATTGGCTAAGTCGGCAAATCCATCAACATATACTTATACAGTTCCTTCTTCGCCTTCAGAGGTGTTGTATAGATGGCATTTACCAGAGCCAAATGTCGTTGATATATCAGGGAATTATGATTGTTCATCAGTAAAGTCTAGGACTGTGGTAGTACTGTTGGGATGGTTAGGTGCAAAACAGAAGCATCTAAAGAGATATGCAGAGTGGTATGCCTCAGCAGGATATCATGTCATTACATTTACTTTCCCAATGTCTGAGATTCTTAGCTATCAAGTCGGGGGAAAGGCAGAGCAGGATATAGAACTGCTTGTGAACCATCTTGTTGATTGGTTGGAAGAAGAGCATGGAAAGAACTTGGTCTTCCACACTTTCAGTAACACGGGATGGTTAAC TTATGGTGTCATTTTGGAGAAGTTTCAGAAACAAGATCCTGTTTTAATGACAAGGATCAAAGGTTGTATTGTTGATTCTGCTCCTGTAGCTGCTCCCGATCCACAG GTATGGGCTTCTGGATTCTCTGCTGcctttttgaagaagaatagTGTTGCAACCAAACACATCATGACTATAAACAACAAAGATGCAGATGTGACAATAGAAACCAAAACTTCTTCGGATGCTACACCTGCAGTAACTGAAGCAGCTTTGCTAGTAGTACTGGAGAAGTTCTTTGAGGTGGTTTTGAGCCTTCCCGCCGTAAATAG GAGACTTTCTGATGTTCTAGATCTATTGACATCCCAGCAACCAAGTTGCCCACAATTGTACATATACAGCAGTGCAGACAGAGTGATTCCTGCGATTTCTGTTGAGTCCTTTGTAGAGGAGCAACGAAGAATTGGTCGCAACGTTAGAGCTTGCAACTTCATTTCTACACCTCATGTTGATCATTTCAGAAATGACCCAGAATTATATACTTTACAGCTTACCCAATTTCTTGAGGACTCCGTTCTAAGCTCTTGCAAACAGTCTTCCTGA